The following are encoded together in the bacterium genome:
- a CDS encoding right-handed parallel beta-helix repeat-containing protein, with protein sequence MKILKRKKKVVYKLIMILSWVILANVSNSIASVTVYNLGGSISTYTTIQAGINTCQSGATVTVSPGNYNEIIYINKAINLVGIGTPTIDASSFINTNTITFEGTATKNAVISGFIITGASYKDINWVYGNGISCINGAQPTITDNIIARNSSGGVICVNSFPIITNNKIIQNSYYGIRCWESSATITNNIIARSVNGLFFANNSSSILTKNIIIGNFGGVYCSNSPSTITSNVIVRNRFDGICCNRSPSIIANNVIVENARAGIRCESSLSVITNNTIEGNGHGIYCQDSSPTITNNIITQNGTTSPDCYGIYNDPDYPGTLTIDYNCMWGNGKSGNNNYYKCSLGVNDIQKDPQFIEVDDHHLKSTSPCIDAGTDTTVPFWLNAELDGNPRIVRRVDIGAYEYQSPPPPAQRRKEDHLGVRP encoded by the coding sequence ATGAAAATACTTAAGAGAAAAAAGAAAGTAGTCTATAAGTTAATAATGATATTGTCGTGGGTGATATTAGCCAATGTAAGTAATAGCATAGCATCTGTCACCGTATATAACTTAGGTGGGTCTATCAGCACTTACACTACTATACAAGCAGGTATAAATACATGTCAATCAGGTGCTACGGTAACTGTCTCACCTGGTAATTACAATGAAATAATCTATATAAACAAAGCCATAAATTTGGTAGGTATAGGTACACCTACAATAGATGCTTCTTCGTTCATAAATACAAACACTATAACTTTTGAAGGGACGGCAACAAAAAATGCTGTAATTTCAGGGTTTATAATAACTGGTGCATCATATAAGGATATAAATTGGGTTTATGGCAATGGGATATCTTGCATAAATGGTGCTCAGCCAACCATTACAGACAATATAATTGCAAGAAATAGCAGTGGTGGCGTCATATGCGTTAACTCATTTCCAATCATCACAAATAATAAGATAATACAAAACAGCTACTATGGCATCCGATGCTGGGAGTCGTCAGCAACAATTACAAACAATATAATTGCAAGAAGTGTCAATGGCCTCTTCTTTGCTAATAATTCATCATCAATCCTTACAAAAAATATAATTATAGGAAATTTTGGTGGTGTTTACTGCAGCAATTCACCATCAACCATTACAAGCAATGTAATTGTAAGAAATCGTTTTGATGGCATCTGCTGTAATAGATCGCCATCTATCATTGCAAACAATGTAATTGTAGAAAATGCTCGTGCTGGTATCCGCTGTGAGAGTTCATTATCTGTTATTACAAACAATACAATTGAAGGAAATGGCCACGGCATCTATTGCCAAGATTCATCACCAACTATTACAAATAACATAATCACTCAAAATGGCACAACAAGTCCAGATTGCTATGGTATTTATAATGACCCTGATTATCCAGGCACACTTACCATAGATTACAATTGTATGTGGGGTAATGGCAAGAGTGGGAACAATAATTATTATAAATGTTCCCTTGGAGTGAATGACATTCAAAAAGATCCGCAATTCATAGAGGTTGATGACCATCACCTAAAATCTACCTCACCTTGTATAGATGCTGGTACAGATACTACAGTTCCTTTTTGGCTGAATGCTGAGTTAGATGGTAATCCAAGAATAGTAAGAAGGGTAGACATTGGGGCTTATGAATATCAAAGTCCACCACCACCTGCACAAAGAAGGAAAGAGGATCATCTGGGGGTTAGACCTTGA